One region of Deinococcus fonticola genomic DNA includes:
- a CDS encoding ABC transporter permease — MTVRRFLATLGPGVVWLAAFLVVPAVIMFGYSLLTRTDLAQVGGPWTLENWQRVFGYDALFREWIPDNLRVLWRSLWLAALSTLLCVLMGYPLAFFIARQDDRRKNLLLLLLIIPFWTNFLIRVYAWILILRPFGLVPSMTATFLGMVYAFLPFFVLPVYASVEKVDWRLLEAAQDLGAPPTRAFMSGVFPQTLPGLVAGILLTFIPALGMFVVSDILGGAKTALIGNLVQNQFGQAGDWPYGSALSFLLMGVVLLGLWLYARTAGQKGLEELL, encoded by the coding sequence GTGACCGTTCGCCGTTTCCTCGCCACGCTTGGCCCCGGGGTAGTCTGGCTGGCGGCGTTCCTGGTGGTTCCTGCGGTGATCATGTTCGGGTATTCGCTGCTGACCCGAACCGACTTGGCGCAGGTGGGGGGGCCGTGGACGCTGGAGAACTGGCAGCGCGTGTTCGGGTACGACGCGCTGTTCAGGGAGTGGATTCCCGACAACCTGCGCGTGCTGTGGCGTTCCCTGTGGCTGGCGGCCCTGAGCACACTGCTCTGTGTGCTGATGGGGTACCCGCTGGCGTTCTTCATTGCGCGGCAGGACGACCGGCGCAAGAACCTGTTGTTGCTGCTGCTGATTATTCCATTCTGGACAAATTTCCTGATTCGCGTTTACGCCTGGATTCTCATCCTGCGCCCGTTTGGCCTGGTGCCCAGCATGACCGCCACGTTTCTCGGCATGGTGTACGCCTTCCTGCCGTTCTTCGTGCTGCCCGTATATGCCAGCGTCGAGAAAGTCGACTGGCGGCTCCTCGAAGCGGCGCAAGACCTCGGGGCACCGCCCACGCGCGCTTTTATGAGCGGCGTGTTCCCGCAGACCCTGCCGGGGCTGGTCGCCGGCATTCTGCTGACCTTTATTCCCGCGCTCGGCATGTTCGTCGTGTCGGACATCCTCGGCGGCGCTAAAACGGCCCTGATCGGCAACCTCGTCCAGAACCAGTTCGGCCAGGCTGGCGACTGGCCCTACGGCAGTGCGCTGAGCTTCCTGCTGATGGGCGTCGTGCTGCTCGGCCTGTGGCTTTACGCCCGCACCGCCGGACAGAAAGGCCTGGAGGAACTGCTATGA